Below is a genomic region from Microcoleus sp. FACHB-831.
TTCAGATAATGATTTAAATAATTGCTTATTCATAAAAATTATATTACAGGGGTAATACCCCGACGTTCCGCACAGATCCGCGTTTATTGGCACCTTTGTAAGAGTAACCCCCCAAACCTTTATGGAATCTAGAGAATCTATAGATTTAGATTTTAGCCGCTACTTGCTTACCATAAAACGTCGCTGGCTACCTGCTGTAACTATTTTTACAATTACCGTTACCAGTGCTGTCTTTGCTACACGCTTTTTAAAGCAATCGTATCAAGCTGAAGGAAAACTATTGTTCAAGGTAGATCGAACCTCTGTCCTAACAGGAGTAGGAGGAGGAACAGAAGAGTTAAGGCCTCTTGTATCTACCCAAAATCCTCTGAGTACAGAAATAGAGGTTGTTTATTCCAAACCGCTCTTGCAGAATACAATTGACGCAATAGGTCTCAAAAATAAAAAGAATCAACCCGTCACCCCTGAAGACATCAAACGAAAGCTAACGGTAAAAATTATTGGCGGCACGGATGTGTTGCGAATTGCCTATGAAAGCAGCACAGCCGAAGAAGCGGCGACCGTAGTTAACAAAGTTATGAGTCTTTACATACAAAAAAATATTCTCACTAACCGGGCTGAGGCGGCGGCGGCGAGGGAATTTATTGCCCAGCAGCTTCCTAAAACTGAGGCGGCGGTTCGTAAAGTAGAAGCATCTTTAAGAGAATTTAAGGAGAAAAATAACGTCGTATCGCTACCAGAGGAAGCAAAAACAGCAGTCGCGGCGATCGCGGCTTTAGACAGCCAGATTACTACTCTTCGCGCTCAACTTCAGGAAACAGTGGCCCGAAGCGCTGCGCTGGGCAACACGGTAGGTCTAAGCGCCCAAGAGGCGATCGCTGTAAGCGCTCTCAGTCAGTCGCCTGCGGTGCAGGGGGTTCTCAAAGAACTTCAAGCTGTAGAGACACAGTTAGCCAATCAGCGAAGCATTTATCGCGAGGAATCGCCCACGATTGCCAGCCTCAAGGATAAGGAAACGATTCTAAAAGTTCTTCTACAACAGCAAATACAGCAGGTTGTTGGCTCTCAGATACAAATTCCCGAACGGCTGTTGCAGATTGGAGACCTCAAACAAAACCTTATCAAAGATTTTCTAGCAGCAGAAGTACAACGCCTTAGTTTAGCTAAACAACTGGCTTCTCTGTCTAGTTCCCAAACTGCCTACCAAAAACGAGTTAATATCCTACCCAAATTAGAACAGGATCAGCGGGATTTAGAACGGAAGCTGGAAGCAGCTCAATCTACCTATGCCACCCTGTTGAAAAAAATGCAAGAAGCACAGGTAGCGGAAAACCAAAATACAGGTAATGCCCGGATTATTGAGGATGCTACAGTTCCTGAAAAGCCGGAATCAGGCTCGAAAGCTAAGATAATCGCTCTAGGGGTACTGTTAGGAGCGCTATTTTCCACGACTACTATCTTACTTTTAGAAATTAGCGATAAATCTATCAAAACCCTAAAGGAAGTTAGGCAACTATTTGGTTATCCTTTAATTGGAATTATTCCCTCTTTTGGAAAGAAGATTGCTTCCCGCAGTCGCAAAGCAAAAACGACTACTATAGAAATTCCTGTCGTAGATGCCCCTTACTCTTTAGTTAGTGAAATATACCGGATGATTCAAGCAAATCTGAAGTCTCTTAGTTCAGATAAGCAGTTAAAAATTATTGTAGTAACTAGCTCAGTTCCTAAAGAGGGTAAGTCTACTGTTTCAGCTAATTTGGCAGCAGCTATGGCTCAGCTGGGGCGTAGAATCTTGCTAATTGATGCAGATATGCGCCACCCTTGTCAGCATCATGTTTGGAAACTTAGTAATGCATTAGGTTTGAGCGATGTTCTAGGCGGTGGGACTAAATCCTGGACTGCGGTATGTGAAGTCATGGATAATCTAGATGTCCTTCCCGCTGGGGTAATGCCTCCCCATCCACTAGCTCTCCTAGACTCTACGTGCATGGTTTCACTCATTAAGGATTTTTCAGATAAATATGATTTTGTGATTATTGATGCACCTGCTTTGATGATTGCAGCAGATGCTCTGACATTGGGGCAAATTACTGATGGCATTTTGTTAGTGGCTCGACCTGGAGTTATTGATTCTGCTAGTCTTATTTCTGCTAAAGAAATGATAAATCCCTCTGCCCAGAATATCTTAGGTCTGGTAGTCAATGGCGTAATGGAAAAAAGTAAATTTAAATAATTTTTATTATTGAAACAGTTCATATTATTAAATTTTAATAAAAACGATATTTTACTTTTTGAAAAAAGCGTTTTTACTCAATTGCAATTTTATAGAGTATAAAGTTTAAGCGCCTTTACTAACAGCATTTTAAAGGTGAATAGCGCTGGTTTACGTTAAATTGAGTCAATATTTTTAAGTTAATATAACCGTGTACTTTCCCATTCCTAAGTTTGATTGTGGGGGCATAAAGCTTGGCATCTTTACAGAGCTATAGCATTAAATTGATAATATCTATAATTGTAATTTTTAGGGAGATACAATCCGCCAGAACAAATATGAGCAAGCTATTAAGCTGAGGCAGCGCTCGCAAACATTTTAATACTCCTTTTAAAAGGTTGGTAAGATAAAGTATGAAAAGCTAGCTAATTAATAATAGCGATAGAATCACGTTGAATTAGGGCTTCTACCTTGGCAAACGGCATTGATTTTAAACCTGCTTTCACAGAAGTTAATTTTCCGCTACGCAAACCAAACAAAATGCCAGAGTAAGGATGCTGAATTGCTAGATTAGCCAACTCTTTTGGGGTTGCTGCGGTGGATGCGATCGCCTGATAATTTTCTACAATTTCCTCAACCAGCGCCTCATATTTAGCCTGAATATTCTGGTAAATAGGAAGCCATTCCGGAAAATAACT
It encodes:
- a CDS encoding polysaccharide biosynthesis tyrosine autokinase produces the protein MESRESIDLDFSRYLLTIKRRWLPAVTIFTITVTSAVFATRFLKQSYQAEGKLLFKVDRTSVLTGVGGGTEELRPLVSTQNPLSTEIEVVYSKPLLQNTIDAIGLKNKKNQPVTPEDIKRKLTVKIIGGTDVLRIAYESSTAEEAATVVNKVMSLYIQKNILTNRAEAAAAREFIAQQLPKTEAAVRKVEASLREFKEKNNVVSLPEEAKTAVAAIAALDSQITTLRAQLQETVARSAALGNTVGLSAQEAIAVSALSQSPAVQGVLKELQAVETQLANQRSIYREESPTIASLKDKETILKVLLQQQIQQVVGSQIQIPERLLQIGDLKQNLIKDFLAAEVQRLSLAKQLASLSSSQTAYQKRVNILPKLEQDQRDLERKLEAAQSTYATLLKKMQEAQVAENQNTGNARIIEDATVPEKPESGSKAKIIALGVLLGALFSTTTILLLEISDKSIKTLKEVRQLFGYPLIGIIPSFGKKIASRSRKAKTTTIEIPVVDAPYSLVSEIYRMIQANLKSLSSDKQLKIIVVTSSVPKEGKSTVSANLAAAMAQLGRRILLIDADMRHPCQHHVWKLSNALGLSDVLGGGTKSWTAVCEVMDNLDVLPAGVMPPHPLALLDSTCMVSLIKDFSDKYDFVIIDAPALMIAADALTLGQITDGILLVARPGVIDSASLISAKEMINPSAQNILGLVVNGVMEKSKFK